The following coding sequences lie in one bacterium genomic window:
- a CDS encoding propionyl-CoA synthetase produces KTRSGKILRGTMRNIADGVDYKTPATIDDPQILTEITGALAGIGYPRAPS; encoded by the coding sequence AAGACCCGCTCGGGCAAGATCCTGCGCGGTACCATGCGCAATATCGCCGACGGCGTCGACTACAAGACCCCGGCGACCATCGACGATCCGCAGATCCTGACCGAGATCACCGGCGCCCTGGCCGGCATCGGCTATCCGCGCGCGCCGTCTTGA
- a CDS encoding AAA family ATPase — MQLSEVAFRGYKAFPGGNGGDVLLQKLTLAPLTLVFGKNNSGKSVVVRLPRLLLGALAGNEDLLPLEVRGIKYGGRFVDIIHGGEFFGRPTFEIRATHGGEMLDVSATLYSSGALAADEPPELWAYRIRSPEEFEISPEAGTVNPGFRGLLPSEARWDRWRTAASAELDRMVHLGPTRATIQPSYVEERPSQLEIDGGQAAQWLRADAALADAVGMWFEEHMDGWRLSLTRSNESFSLFVRKSESMTANLARAGEGLQQVFPVVVHQLQRQRSVTGGFLDVVEQPEIHLHAAAQAPLADLFIDTALTRRGTVLVETHSQPLLLRVQRRVAEGMIPHDLVALYYVDVNDEGSMLRRVGLSPDGEVDWWPEGVFEEDFQEVAAIRRAQRRRIGLGKAG, encoded by the coding sequence GTGCAGCTCAGCGAGGTCGCCTTCAGGGGCTACAAAGCCTTCCCTGGAGGAAACGGCGGCGATGTGCTTCTTCAGAAGTTGACGCTCGCGCCACTCACCCTGGTGTTCGGGAAGAACAATAGCGGCAAGAGCGTGGTGGTGCGGCTGCCGCGGCTTCTTCTCGGCGCCCTCGCAGGCAATGAGGACCTGCTGCCGCTCGAAGTGAGAGGCATCAAGTACGGCGGTAGGTTCGTCGACATCATTCACGGTGGCGAATTCTTTGGACGCCCCACGTTCGAGATCAGAGCAACGCATGGCGGCGAGATGCTCGATGTCTCAGCGACTCTCTACAGCTCCGGCGCCCTTGCAGCCGATGAGCCGCCTGAGCTCTGGGCCTACCGAATCCGCTCGCCTGAGGAGTTCGAAATCTCTCCGGAGGCAGGGACGGTAAATCCAGGATTTCGTGGTCTTCTTCCCAGCGAAGCCCGGTGGGATCGATGGCGTACCGCCGCCTCCGCAGAGCTGGACCGAATGGTCCACCTCGGCCCCACCCGGGCGACGATTCAGCCGTCCTACGTTGAAGAGCGACCCTCGCAGCTGGAGATCGATGGCGGGCAGGCGGCCCAGTGGCTGCGTGCTGATGCCGCTCTGGCAGACGCTGTCGGCATGTGGTTCGAGGAGCACATGGATGGATGGCGCCTGTCTTTAACCCGCAGTAACGAGAGCTTCAGCCTCTTCGTTAGGAAGAGCGAGTCCATGACGGCCAACCTGGCACGCGCTGGCGAAGGGCTCCAGCAGGTGTTTCCAGTGGTCGTCCACCAGCTCCAGCGACAACGCTCCGTGACCGGCGGCTTCCTGGACGTGGTCGAGCAGCCGGAGATTCACTTGCACGCGGCCGCTCAGGCCCCGCTCGCCGATCTGTTCATCGATACCGCCTTGACGCGGCGGGGTACGGTGCTGGTTGAGACGCACTCTCAGCCGTTGTTGCTGCGGGTTCAAAGGCGTGTCGCTGAAGGCATGATCCCGCACGACCTGGTCGCCCTCTACTATGTGGACGTTAACGACGAAGGCAGCATGCTTCGACGGGTTGGTCTCAGTCCAGACGGAGAGGTCGACTGGTGGCCTGAAGGCGTTTTCGAAGAGGACTTCCAAGAGGTGGCAGCTATTCGTCGCGCGCAGCGGCGACGCATAGGGCTTGGAAAGGCGGGATGA